One segment of Sulfobacillus thermosulfidooxidans DSM 9293 DNA contains the following:
- a CDS encoding DUF4268 domain-containing protein: MAGYLKRYARLQQTEDQEEIVIGLPKVLAHQFRVYLSQLNLSMDEAVQYLIEEELRDHSSPESRAERYKEFWAAVIRDMGIERTPLSQSWYSFASGHKGISYTLSFGRDGRIRIELSIDTGDKVANHRIFDALKAQRHEIEQHFPRALTWDDHDHRRSCRIALYRPGRIHDDNLEELRAWFIRGLSLFQEVFSPLLQAVV; this comes from the coding sequence ATGGCAGGTTATTTAAAGCGATATGCACGTTTGCAACAGACAGAGGATCAAGAAGAGATAGTCATTGGTCTTCCCAAAGTGCTCGCGCACCAATTTCGAGTCTATCTTAGCCAGCTCAACTTATCGATGGATGAAGCGGTGCAATATTTGATTGAAGAGGAATTGCGCGATCATTCCTCGCCGGAATCCCGCGCGGAAAGATATAAGGAATTTTGGGCGGCTGTGATTCGCGATATGGGCATTGAGCGTACCCCCCTTTCCCAGTCATGGTATAGTTTCGCTTCCGGACATAAAGGCATTAGCTATACCCTATCCTTTGGACGCGATGGCCGGATTCGGATCGAATTGTCGATTGACACGGGGGATAAAGTCGCTAATCACCGGATATTTGACGCTTTAAAGGCCCAACGTCACGAGATCGAACAGCATTTTCCACGGGCCTTGACCTGGGATGATCATGACCACCGACGGTCATGCCGAATTGCCCTGTACCGTCCTGGGCGGATTCACGATGATAATCTTGAGGAATTACGAGCGTGGTTTATTCGGGGATTATCCCTGTTTCAAGAGGTCTTTTCGCCTCTCCTCCAAGCAGTGGTCTAG
- the msrA gene encoding peptide-methionine (S)-S-oxide reductase MsrA, producing the protein MAAGDMQQVSLATFAGGCFWCMVHPFDQMPGVLEVVSGYTGGTTENPTYEEVCSGTTGHYEAVQITFDPRQITYEQLLEVFWRQIDPMDSQGQFYDRGPSYRPAIFYHDLQQRALAEQSKARLNASGRFPAPIVVPILPAGKFYPAEDYHQDFYQTHPEHYQRYRQASGRDIFLAQFWGQSSK; encoded by the coding sequence ATGGCAGCAGGTGATATGCAACAGGTGAGCCTCGCGACTTTTGCGGGGGGATGCTTTTGGTGTATGGTACATCCGTTTGATCAAATGCCCGGGGTGCTGGAAGTCGTATCGGGTTATACAGGGGGCACCACAGAAAATCCTACTTATGAAGAAGTGTGTTCAGGGACCACGGGTCACTATGAAGCTGTGCAAATTACGTTTGATCCGCGTCAAATCACATACGAGCAACTCTTAGAAGTATTTTGGCGCCAAATTGATCCCATGGATAGTCAAGGTCAGTTTTACGATCGTGGTCCGTCCTACCGTCCAGCCATTTTTTACCACGATTTACAGCAGCGTGCGTTAGCCGAGCAATCCAAAGCCCGTTTGAATGCGAGTGGGCGGTTTCCCGCTCCCATTGTTGTTCCCATTCTACCGGCTGGAAAATTTTATCCCGCTGAAGATTATCATCAAGATTTTTATCAAACCCACCCCGAACATTATCAACGCTACCGCCAAGCGTCAGGGCGAGATATTTTCTTAGCGCAATTTTGGGGGCAATCATCCAAGTAA
- a CDS encoding FAD-dependent oxidoreductase, which produces MKMIKGFDVAVIGSGIIGLFAAYWARQKGLHVIVFDQHHPPHRYGSSHGLNRAIEYIYQEPSQQYLPWIQRTWELWRSMHQTFAPLDLLAVTGAVTILVETDPRIAQLQTWAENLDVPFKILGPASLRSRFSQLSISRHVIGIEEPSAAMIAVEPFIRSMIAWGQEHNIPWHFNEKVLAVKAHPDHVTIKTADTDYTAARAIVTPGPWLSQWGLNIPITLSRQLMLWVPKSSLPLSSMVNIDLLEDIRIAFFPEPQERWGTKIIADVPLTAGEKTCSAISVEDILTVNDQIRPIWSGIDRAPLIHHEPCIMSMTPDQNFYIDYWPGSKHIVIGAGFSGRGFKYAPLVGQWLVNMVMQEPIEDDLSLFRINRIDNLS; this is translated from the coding sequence ATGAAAATGATCAAAGGATTTGATGTGGCGGTCATCGGATCCGGAATTATCGGCCTTTTTGCTGCGTATTGGGCTCGACAAAAAGGACTGCACGTTATTGTGTTTGATCAGCATCATCCTCCGCACCGTTACGGCTCATCTCACGGTCTGAACCGCGCCATCGAATATATCTACCAGGAACCTAGTCAACAGTACTTGCCATGGATACAAAGAACATGGGAATTATGGCGGTCCATGCATCAGACATTTGCTCCATTAGATCTGCTTGCTGTGACGGGGGCTGTGACAATTTTGGTTGAAACCGATCCCCGAATTGCTCAACTACAAACATGGGCTGAGAATTTGGATGTTCCCTTTAAAATTTTGGGGCCCGCTTCTCTCCGCTCACGGTTTTCTCAGTTATCGATTTCCCGTCATGTGATCGGCATTGAGGAACCCAGTGCGGCAATGATCGCGGTAGAACCTTTCATAAGATCCATGATAGCCTGGGGCCAGGAACACAATATCCCATGGCATTTTAATGAGAAGGTGCTAGCTGTCAAAGCGCATCCTGATCATGTTACCATTAAGACCGCGGACACTGATTATACGGCCGCCCGAGCGATTGTGACACCAGGACCATGGCTGTCCCAATGGGGCTTGAATATTCCCATCACCCTGTCTCGCCAGCTTATGTTATGGGTTCCTAAAAGCTCATTACCTCTTTCCTCAATGGTCAACATCGACCTTTTAGAAGATATCCGCATCGCATTTTTTCCGGAGCCCCAGGAACGGTGGGGAACCAAAATTATTGCTGATGTCCCGCTGACAGCAGGTGAGAAGACCTGTAGTGCCATATCCGTGGAGGATATCTTGACGGTGAATGATCAAATTAGACCGATTTGGTCCGGAATTGACCGGGCTCCCTTGATACATCATGAGCCGTGTATTATGAGCATGACGCCGGATCAAAATTTTTACATTGATTATTGGCCGGGGAGTAAACACATCGTTATAGGAGCAGGATTTTCAGGACGGGGTTTTAAATATGCGCCGTTAGTCGGGCAATGGCTTGTCAATATGGTGATGCAAGAGCCAATAGAAGATGACTTGTCTTTGTTTCGTATCAACCGCATCGACAATCTATCTTAG
- a CDS encoding helix-turn-helix transcriptional regulator — translation MSDWTFLTNHSQVLLCLARNDKKALTAREIATIVGITERAVQRILDDLEEAGYISRFRDGRRNRYEIHPELPMRHPAQRGRAVKDLLAILALSENGHELPLHYTPRKE, via the coding sequence ATGTCAGACTGGACGTTTCTCACCAACCATTCTCAGGTTCTCTTGTGTTTGGCGCGTAATGACAAGAAAGCGTTGACGGCAAGAGAAATTGCCACGATTGTCGGCATCACGGAGCGGGCGGTGCAAAGGATTCTCGACGATTTGGAAGAGGCCGGCTATATCAGTCGGTTTCGGGACGGCCGACGAAATCGTTATGAAATTCATCCCGAACTGCCCATGCGCCATCCTGCGCAGCGCGGACGGGCCGTTAAAGATCTTTTGGCAATCTTAGCTCTATCCGAAAATGGTCACGAACTGCCTTTGCATTATACGCCCCGGAAAGAATAG
- a CDS encoding proton-conducting transporter membrane subunit yields the protein MVFDTLWQWTHILALMIPVPLLVAFAILRLVVAPSDFKRSSIAIAAVVLSFTLSCAVLLGTIKAPVTLNASVSLGRFLLLPLGFYVDRLTAVMLLLVTFVSTLVHIYALRYMRGEPYVHRFIPALTLTTLTTVMLVMANNLVMLYGFWVLTGLSVIYLVSLNCSRPWFSCRATRRMMATYLLGDVAFGIGVLVIALTYNTVNEPQLFHLVDSSRVHPVHLLSLPPTVLLTLSTLLIFGGIMARTVQFPLHAWLVDTLEAPTPVSALMHAGVVNMGGYLLARLSPMFVLVSPVMSIIFFVGFVTAFYGTSVMLTQNDIKRSLVFSTIGQMGFMVMEAGLAAYAFVIFHLVSHGIFKATMFLGSGKVSHPHSNTPMRPLSWPIWTLGLIFPAIVFYGISHITGQAIIDWQRQGILLLFAWAAITQASLSIFRFSRSWKQTLALSLLLALVVTAYLSAVNAFHRFLSSTIASPSHFGWPGGYGMLALMIAILILSSLALKLPLSQRSSQNALASQIDELKKTLYVFAANQWYINEMSHQFRLFTGRISLRLAPHLGRRSLTLSPASFGTSGSSAHTESQEGTDQISGLKSR from the coding sequence TTGGTTTTTGATACCCTGTGGCAATGGACCCATATTCTAGCGTTGATGATTCCCGTTCCTTTATTAGTGGCTTTTGCCATCCTGCGTCTGGTTGTGGCACCCTCGGATTTCAAGCGGTCTTCCATAGCCATCGCTGCCGTTGTCCTCTCATTCACCCTATCATGTGCCGTTTTGCTGGGGACCATTAAAGCCCCGGTCACCCTTAACGCATCTGTTTCTCTAGGTCGGTTTTTGCTGTTGCCATTGGGATTTTACGTCGATCGGTTGACAGCAGTCATGCTCTTGTTGGTAACCTTCGTCAGCACGCTTGTGCATATCTATGCCTTGCGTTATATGCGGGGCGAGCCCTACGTTCACCGGTTTATTCCGGCTCTAACCTTAACCACCTTGACGACGGTGATGTTGGTTATGGCCAATAATCTTGTCATGCTTTATGGTTTTTGGGTGCTCACCGGGCTGTCGGTCATCTATCTCGTCTCGTTAAACTGTTCGCGCCCTTGGTTCTCGTGCCGGGCAACACGCCGCATGATGGCAACGTACTTGCTCGGCGACGTGGCTTTCGGGATCGGTGTGCTAGTCATCGCGTTAACCTATAATACGGTCAATGAGCCTCAACTCTTTCACCTCGTAGACTCTTCCCGGGTTCATCCGGTGCACTTATTATCCCTTCCTCCTACCGTTCTTTTGACCCTGTCTACCCTGTTAATATTCGGCGGAATTATGGCGCGCACGGTTCAATTTCCTTTACATGCTTGGCTTGTGGACACTCTGGAGGCTCCGACACCGGTGTCCGCTTTGATGCATGCAGGGGTTGTGAATATGGGCGGATATTTGCTGGCGCGCTTGAGCCCAATGTTTGTCCTCGTCTCTCCGGTCATGTCTATTATCTTTTTTGTGGGTTTTGTGACGGCCTTTTATGGAACCAGTGTGATGTTAACCCAAAACGACATCAAACGGAGTCTCGTGTTTTCTACGATAGGACAAATGGGGTTTATGGTCATGGAAGCCGGACTGGCCGCGTACGCCTTTGTCATTTTCCATTTGGTAAGTCATGGAATCTTCAAAGCCACGATGTTCTTAGGCTCGGGTAAAGTGTCCCATCCCCATTCAAATACGCCAATGCGTCCCTTATCATGGCCTATTTGGACACTAGGTTTAATCTTTCCCGCCATCGTGTTTTACGGTATTTCTCACATTACCGGGCAAGCCATTATCGACTGGCAGCGACAAGGCATTTTGTTATTATTTGCTTGGGCAGCTATTACCCAAGCGAGCCTGAGTATTTTTCGCTTCAGCCGTTCCTGGAAACAGACGCTCGCGCTTTCCTTGCTATTAGCTTTGGTTGTAACAGCCTATCTGAGCGCCGTCAACGCTTTTCACCGTTTTCTTTCATCGACAATTGCATCGCCTTCCCATTTTGGATGGCCGGGCGGTTATGGCATGCTGGCCCTCATGATAGCCATTCTCATCCTAAGCTCATTAGCTCTCAAACTCCCTTTATCCCAGCGCTCGAGCCAAAATGCCCTCGCCTCCCAAATTGACGAACTCAAAAAGACCTTATATGTTTTTGCCGCTAATCAGTGGTATATCAATGAAATGAGTCACCAATTTCGATTGTTCACAGGAAGAATATCTTTACGTCTTGCCCCGCATCTTGGTCGACGGTCATTAACACTCTCGCCAGCCTCCTTCGGCACATCCGGGTCCAGTGCCCATACGGAGTCCCAAGAAGGAACCGATCAGATATCAGGGCTCAAATCCCGATAA
- a CDS encoding DUF2309 domain-containing protein, producing MANQVRKGGSKIKTITRDEFQANIPQHIGPMVDEAAKILAPLWPIRTFIARNPLMGLDDRPFHEAVHQGYELLGRRGYLSEQQFVEFYHAGRITDDDLDRALEAWHHRLSQESRHEANTPWIATMGLREWMRRLFFILSNQYVPVSYSSFLETLPVTFPGSATGRNPQPLEGEHDNVLWTVLVEKLSRTASFLQDMAKENGEDGSHHHFGGREWNAFFAQIVEDDVHQIGPRMTLGEWCESLLDTDTVEQINAQIIKWSAAFLDEGQAAWPMPGREKGFYLAWKDLAARDLWGRTVGIRDFSQKIQQLPDQAEKALITLLMQMGIPSEHWTVYLARHLGQLPGWASFIKWRANQSDYVWQTKYPANLVEYLVIRLFYEAVLVETLCVETWGIKGSLSGIKDFFQKHAAEYYVRREYRREGTRWIASPSLKRLLIQHCKETDRRSKKTPEHEWQFLAMGIYREQFIYEQFRQVEQVFRVVKDLHLDLDQIKKLSTNELDQLLSWIQLFNHETRAQIWLEAYEEHFRYHLLQRLPPTSSTVRQGSKDRPMAHVVFCIDVRSEGFRRHLEETGEYETLGTAGFFGVPIRFRPFSKDEVRHLYPPLLSSNTLIVEEPQPGQVKSVDRHMNFIWGKQWLERLTTVLKYNLMAPFTFIEASGWTWGVKAVSKTLWPRATVQMRDWLGQRINPPVKTLLNLGQGREDGHHLSTAPGMHLGFSLEEQAQMVRNALSVMGMTRNFSRLVLFMGHGSHSENNPYASALNCGAVGGHHGGNNARALATMANNPDVRRLLKQQGLVIPDDTLFLAGEHNTTTDEVTLYDQDAVPHSHRQEFDRLRWALHQAGVQNARERCLTLPGASSRRDGSRAVQTVQYLSENWAETQPEWGLAGNAAMIIGRRALTEDIDLDGRVFLQSYDFEEDAEGQSLEAIMTGPMIVAYWINMEYYFSTCHNPGYGSGSKVTQNVVGLVGVMQGSQSDLQTGLPRQSVMDGSQLRHEPMRLFVIIESPHSRVAAVLRRQALVERLVVNEWLYLVARDPVDGHYWRIRNSGQYEKLDVEVLHGKDEGKTVTDVCSAE from the coding sequence ATGGCAAACCAGGTCAGGAAAGGTGGGTCTAAAATCAAGACCATAACGAGGGACGAATTCCAAGCTAATATTCCTCAGCACATTGGCCCTATGGTCGATGAGGCGGCGAAAATCCTTGCACCGTTGTGGCCGATTCGCACGTTTATTGCCCGTAATCCCTTAATGGGTTTGGATGACCGACCGTTTCATGAGGCGGTTCATCAGGGATACGAACTTTTAGGACGGCGAGGTTATCTGTCTGAGCAGCAATTTGTGGAATTTTATCACGCTGGACGCATTACAGATGATGACCTCGACCGCGCCTTAGAAGCGTGGCACCATCGGCTGTCCCAAGAATCACGACATGAGGCCAATACACCATGGATAGCGACCATGGGACTTCGGGAATGGATGCGCCGATTGTTTTTCATTCTCAGCAATCAATATGTCCCCGTTTCGTATTCTTCATTCCTAGAGACTCTACCTGTTACGTTTCCGGGTTCCGCTACAGGTCGCAACCCTCAGCCCCTTGAGGGAGAACACGATAATGTTCTTTGGACGGTGCTTGTGGAAAAGCTCTCCCGAACTGCCTCTTTTTTGCAAGACATGGCAAAAGAGAACGGGGAGGACGGGTCCCATCATCATTTTGGAGGGCGAGAATGGAATGCGTTCTTTGCCCAAATCGTTGAAGACGACGTCCATCAAATTGGGCCTCGAATGACTCTTGGCGAATGGTGCGAGAGCTTGCTTGACACGGATACGGTGGAACAAATTAACGCGCAAATCATCAAGTGGTCTGCAGCATTTTTGGATGAGGGTCAGGCAGCCTGGCCCATGCCCGGCCGAGAGAAGGGATTTTATCTAGCGTGGAAGGACTTGGCTGCTCGCGATCTTTGGGGGCGGACTGTTGGAATTCGTGATTTTTCACAAAAAATTCAGCAGTTGCCGGACCAAGCCGAGAAAGCTTTGATCACCCTTTTAATGCAAATGGGGATTCCCTCTGAACACTGGACAGTTTATTTAGCCCGTCATTTGGGTCAGTTGCCTGGGTGGGCGAGCTTTATTAAATGGCGTGCTAACCAATCCGACTATGTCTGGCAAACGAAGTATCCGGCCAATCTTGTGGAATATTTAGTGATTCGCCTGTTTTATGAAGCGGTCTTGGTCGAGACCCTCTGTGTTGAGACCTGGGGTATAAAAGGATCTCTTTCTGGTATCAAGGATTTTTTTCAAAAACATGCTGCCGAATATTATGTCCGCCGGGAATATCGACGCGAAGGGACAAGATGGATTGCATCGCCTTCTTTGAAGCGTCTATTGATCCAACACTGCAAAGAGACAGATCGGCGTAGTAAGAAAACACCGGAGCACGAATGGCAATTCCTGGCGATGGGAATTTACCGTGAACAATTCATTTATGAGCAATTCCGGCAGGTGGAACAGGTGTTTCGGGTAGTCAAGGATCTACATTTGGACCTTGACCAGATAAAGAAATTATCAACGAACGAGCTAGATCAACTGCTTTCGTGGATTCAGCTCTTTAACCATGAGACCCGGGCCCAAATATGGCTTGAAGCCTATGAAGAGCATTTTCGATATCATCTATTACAAAGATTACCCCCAACGTCGAGCACGGTTCGACAGGGGTCGAAGGATCGCCCTATGGCCCATGTCGTGTTTTGTATCGATGTGCGCTCTGAAGGATTTCGCCGTCATCTCGAAGAGACGGGAGAGTATGAAACGCTGGGGACTGCGGGATTTTTTGGCGTGCCCATCCGCTTTCGTCCGTTTTCAAAAGATGAGGTGCGCCATCTTTATCCGCCTTTGTTGTCATCGAATACCCTGATTGTCGAAGAACCACAACCTGGTCAGGTTAAGTCTGTCGATCGGCATATGAACTTTATCTGGGGCAAGCAGTGGCTAGAACGTCTCACGACGGTGTTGAAGTACAATTTGATGGCCCCGTTCACATTTATCGAGGCCAGCGGATGGACGTGGGGAGTTAAAGCCGTTAGCAAAACATTATGGCCTCGGGCTACCGTTCAAATGCGCGATTGGCTTGGACAACGGATAAATCCACCCGTAAAAACTCTTCTGAACCTCGGGCAGGGTCGAGAAGATGGTCATCATCTGTCAACGGCTCCCGGTATGCACCTGGGTTTTTCCCTGGAGGAACAAGCACAAATGGTCCGCAATGCCCTGAGCGTGATGGGAATGACCCGGAATTTTAGCCGTCTGGTCTTATTTATGGGGCATGGCAGTCATTCGGAAAATAACCCCTATGCTAGTGCCCTGAATTGTGGTGCAGTCGGCGGACATCATGGCGGGAATAATGCTAGGGCTCTAGCCACCATGGCCAATAATCCAGATGTCCGCCGCTTGCTCAAACAGCAAGGTCTTGTGATACCGGATGATACGCTATTTCTGGCGGGAGAGCATAATACGACCACCGATGAGGTCACTCTTTATGATCAAGACGCGGTGCCCCACTCCCATCGTCAAGAATTTGACCGGTTACGCTGGGCGTTACATCAGGCGGGAGTACAAAACGCGCGAGAACGGTGTTTAACGCTGCCAGGCGCGTCGAGCCGACGAGATGGTTCCCGCGCTGTGCAAACCGTTCAATACCTGAGTGAAAATTGGGCAGAGACGCAGCCCGAATGGGGATTAGCGGGTAATGCGGCCATGATTATTGGGCGGCGGGCACTCACCGAAGACATCGATTTGGATGGGCGAGTATTTTTGCAATCCTATGATTTCGAAGAGGATGCTGAAGGACAATCGCTGGAGGCTATCATGACGGGTCCTATGATTGTCGCATATTGGATCAATATGGAATATTACTTTTCGACCTGTCACAATCCCGGATATGGCAGTGGCAGCAAAGTCACTCAAAATGTTGTGGGGCTCGTGGGCGTCATGCAAGGAAGTCAGAGTGATCTGCAAACCGGTCTGCCCCGACAATCGGTGATGGATGGATCTCAGTTACGTCATGAACCTATGCGTCTTTTTGTGATTATCGAATCCCCTCATTCCCGGGTTGCAGCGGTTCTTCGCCGCCAGGCGTTAGTGGAACGCCTGGTCGTGAATGAATGGCTCTATCTAGTCGCTCGAGATCCTGTTGATGGTCACTATTGGCGCATTCGAAATAGTGGGCAATACGAGAAGCTAGATGTTGAGGTTCTGCATGGAAAGGACGAAGGCAAGACAGTTACAGACGTATGCTCAGCTGAGTAA